Genomic segment of Psychrobacter sanguinis:
TGGACATGCGATGTGGTAGTGGCAAACTACTGGCCCACATCATCACCGAACACCAAAGCATTCGCCCTCACTGTGCCTACCTGTTTTACAACAAAGCAGGCACACGCCTAAAAGTATTCATTCATGATGGGCTTGGCGTATGGCTTTGTAGCCGTCAGCTCGATGACAATAAATTTCATGGCTTAACCAAACAGCTTACCACCACTCAAACTGGCATCAGCATCAACCGTGAACAATTTAATGCCTTAATCAGTGGACTGCCTTGGCGTAACATGGGCAAAGATAAATTAACCCCCATCCTATAAATAGCAGATGACAGGCAAATAAAACTCTGGCAACATATCGCCATGACTGTTGCCAACTTATCCGACTTATCAAAAGACCCCACTTACGCCGAGCTTCTGGTGAAAATCCACCTGCTTGAACAGCGTAATGAGCACCTGCAGCAACAAATTGATCAAACAAATACAAGTCACGATCAACTACAGCAGCTTTTTAACCAAGTGGTTGAAGAAAACCACAAGCTGTATGAACAAGTGCTTGAACTCATCGAAAAACAAAAGCGGCTTATTCACCGGCTCTATGGACAAAAAAGCGAAGGCATCACTGACAGACAAACCCACTTAAACTATGAGGCGGCGCAAGAGGACTTAGCGCAGCTTGAACAAATCCGAGATGAATACCTTAGCGGCTTAAGCCAAGATGAGCTTGCCAAGCTGCCTGCTATTGAACTTACTCAGGCAGAAACCCTCATTGATCAGGGTGAGCTTAAAGCCGTCAAAGAGAGCACAGATGAGCTGCCAGCTTCAGCTACTGATCAGCCTAAAAAAACAAAGCGTGCTAAATACACAGTGATTCCTGACAACCTTGAGGTGAAAACCCAGGTTCATGAACCACTTACCACCGTCTGTG
This window contains:
- the tnpB gene encoding IS66 family insertion sequence element accessory protein TnpB (TnpB, as the term is used for proteins encoded by IS66 family insertion elements, is considered an accessory protein, since TnpC, encoded by a neighboring gene, is a DDE family transposase.) gives rise to the protein MIPITHIWLSTAPMDMRCGSGKLLAHIITEHQSIRPHCAYLFYNKAGTRLKVFIHDGLGVWLCSRQLDDNKFHGLTKQLTTTQTGISINREQFNALISGLPWRNMGKDKLTPIL